The Halomicronema hongdechloris C2206 genome includes a window with the following:
- a CDS encoding VOC family protein: MSTTDKTAMGQVVWHDLLTNDVEQAKHFYATLLGWEYQIEHAAHFAWTSGEADYPLIIANGAAQGGFVDPGRNISSRWLAFVRVEDVDTTVARAEALGATIDWHPFDVPGVGRNAVSRIWSDESRSIRGASGSQEYLE, encoded by the coding sequence ATGAGCACAACAGACAAGACGGCAATGGGCCAGGTTGTCTGGCATGACCTTCTCACCAATGACGTTGAGCAGGCAAAGCATTTCTACGCCACCCTCCTGGGCTGGGAGTATCAGATCGAGCATGCTGCCCACTTCGCGTGGACATCCGGTGAGGCTGACTATCCGTTGATCATCGCCAATGGCGCAGCCCAGGGTGGCTTTGTCGATCCTGGTCGAAACATCTCCTCCCGTTGGCTTGCCTTTGTTAGAGTCGAAGACGTCGACACTACAGTAGCGAGGGCAGAAGCTCTGGGCGCCACTATCGACTGGCATCCCTTCGATGTGCCTGGTGTGGGCCGCAATGCCGTGAGCCGTATTTGGTCTGATGAATCCAGGAGCATTCGCGGCGCCTCAGGGAGTCAAGAATACTTAGAATAG
- a CDS encoding DUF6671 family protein: MAVIATMHRKEQVIAPRLETAPGVKPLMPAGFNTDTLGTFTRDVPRSADQITTARLKAEAALDLTGETLAIASEGSFGSHPQIPFVPCDRKLVLLLDLEPQLEIVGQAISTDTDFRSQIHSLD; the protein is encoded by the coding sequence GTGGCGGTGATCGCCACCATGCATCGCAAAGAACAGGTCATTGCCCCCCGCCTGGAAACCGCCCCTGGGGTCAAGCCCCTGATGCCTGCTGGTTTCAACACGGACACCCTAGGCACTTTCACCCGCGACGTTCCCCGCTCAGCCGATCAAATCACCACGGCTCGCCTCAAAGCTGAGGCGGCATTGGATCTAACCGGCGAAACCTTGGCGATCGCCAGCGAGGGCAGCTTTGGCTCCCATCCTCAGATACCTTTTGTGCCTTGCGATCGCAAGCTGGTGTTGCTGCTAGATTTAGAGCCCCAGCTAGAAATTGTCGGTCAGGCGATCAGCACCGACACCGATTTTCGCTCACAAATCCATTCGCTCGATTGA
- a CDS encoding sodium-dependent bicarbonate transport family permease, translating into MDFLADFLTRFVDKLQSPTLGFLIGGMVIAALNSRLAIPDAVYKFIVFMLLLKVGLSGGIAIRNANLAEMLLPAVFAAVIGILVVFIARNTLARLPGVKPLDAIATGGLFGAVSGSTLAAGITMLESEGMQYEAWAGALYPFMDIPALVTAIVLASIYAGKQKRDKYLKNEDYLRKGEYSGMQPVAAGGYSSEPGGIAGGSASQSGGPANNRVKIWPIVKDSLQGSALSALILGLALGIFTRPESVYESFYNPLFRGLLSILMLVMGMEAWARIGELRKVAQWYAVYAFVAPLLHGLIGFGLGYIAHIATGFSPGGGVILAVIAASSSDISGPPTLRGGIPKANPSAYIGASTAVGTPVALAVGIPLYIGLAQALMGGG; encoded by the coding sequence GTGGATTTTTTAGCCGATTTCTTGACGCGCTTTGTGGATAAGCTGCAGTCCCCGACACTTGGTTTTTTAATTGGGGGCATGGTCATTGCCGCCCTCAATAGCCGACTGGCAATTCCAGATGCGGTCTATAAGTTCATCGTCTTCATGCTGCTCCTTAAAGTCGGCCTGAGCGGCGGTATTGCCATCCGCAATGCCAATCTGGCGGAGATGCTCTTGCCCGCGGTGTTTGCGGCGGTAATCGGTATTCTGGTTGTGTTCATCGCTCGCAACACGCTGGCCCGGCTGCCGGGTGTCAAACCCCTAGATGCCATTGCGACCGGGGGCTTGTTCGGTGCCGTGAGTGGCTCCACCCTCGCCGCCGGCATCACGATGCTGGAATCAGAAGGCATGCAATACGAGGCCTGGGCCGGTGCCCTCTATCCCTTTATGGATATTCCGGCGCTGGTGACGGCGATCGTCTTGGCCAGCATTTATGCCGGCAAGCAGAAGCGCGACAAGTATCTCAAGAATGAGGATTATCTCAGGAAGGGAGAATATAGCGGCATGCAGCCGGTTGCCGCAGGCGGATATTCTAGCGAGCCGGGCGGTATCGCAGGCGGGTCTGCTAGCCAGTCGGGCGGTCCTGCAAACAATCGGGTCAAGATCTGGCCCATCGTCAAGGACAGCCTTCAGGGATCGGCCCTATCGGCACTAATCCTTGGTCTCGCTCTAGGCATCTTCACCCGTCCAGAAAGTGTCTATGAAAGCTTCTACAATCCCCTCTTCCGCGGCCTACTGTCGATTCTGATGTTGGTCATGGGTATGGAAGCCTGGGCCAGGATCGGCGAGCTGCGCAAGGTGGCCCAGTGGTACGCCGTATATGCCTTTGTGGCACCACTGCTGCATGGACTCATTGGCTTCGGTCTCGGCTATATTGCCCACATCGCCACAGGATTCAGCCCCGGCGGCGGCGTTATCCTGGCTGTCATCGCCGCCTCCAGTTCCGATATCTCCGGGCCGCCTACTTTACGCGGTGGTATTCCCAAGGCCAATCCTTCCGCCTACATCGGCGCATCCACAGCCGTCGGCACACCAGTTGCCCTTGCCGTAGGCATCCCGCTCTATATCGGGCTTGCCCAGGCACTGATGGGCGGTGGCTAA
- a CDS encoding P-II family nitrogen regulator: MAKPAKKLVIITEKLLLKKIAQIIDEAGATGYTVLETGGKGSRNVRSSGQPSVSDTQSNIKFEVLTENRDMALKISDRIAAEFFEDYSGIAYICDAEVLYAHKFCGPDGC; this comes from the coding sequence ATGGCCAAGCCAGCCAAAAAGCTCGTTATCATCACGGAAAAGTTGTTGCTGAAAAAGATCGCCCAGATCATCGACGAAGCCGGGGCGACCGGCTATACGGTGCTAGAAACTGGCGGTAAAGGTAGTCGCAACGTGCGCTCGTCGGGACAACCCAGCGTTTCCGACACCCAGTCGAATATCAAGTTCGAGGTACTCACCGAAAATCGGGATATGGCCCTGAAGATTTCGGATCGCATCGCAGCAGAGTTTTTCGAGGATTATTCGGGCATCGCCTATATCTGTGATGCGGAGGTGCTGTACGCGCACAAGTTCTGTGGGCCAGACGGCTGTTGA
- a CDS encoding TIGR04283 family arsenosugar biosynthesis glycosyltransferase, producing MANVSIIIPVLNEASCLGRTLRYLRILEPACAEVLVVDGGSSDDTAAIARAGGATVIQSVQRGRAAQMNAGAEWASGDILCFLHGDTLLPDDAIAVIETTLANPQTACGGFISVMAGAQTTRWGITLHNSLKTHYAPLLFRPHLYCLKGLRLLFGDQVMFCRKTDFWACGGFETTLPIMEEADLCLKLCRRGRIRQVNRVVQSSDRRVVQWGPIKANFIYLAIGFLWGIGMPAAALKQFYADVR from the coding sequence GTGGCGAACGTCTCCATCATCATACCTGTCTTGAACGAGGCCAGCTGTCTGGGCCGCACTTTGAGGTATTTGCGGATTTTAGAGCCTGCCTGTGCAGAAGTTCTGGTGGTGGACGGCGGCAGCAGCGACGACACGGCAGCCATTGCCCGAGCCGGTGGCGCAACGGTTATCCAATCTGTCCAACGGGGGCGGGCTGCCCAGATGAATGCCGGGGCAGAATGGGCCAGTGGCGACATCCTCTGCTTTCTGCACGGTGATACCCTGCTACCCGATGATGCGATCGCAGTGATCGAGACGACGCTGGCAAATCCTCAAACTGCCTGCGGCGGCTTTATTTCGGTGATGGCCGGCGCCCAGACGACGCGCTGGGGCATCACGCTGCACAACAGCCTCAAAACCCACTACGCGCCGCTGCTATTTCGGCCTCATCTCTATTGTCTCAAGGGGCTGCGGCTGCTGTTTGGCGACCAAGTGATGTTTTGCCGAAAAACTGATTTTTGGGCCTGTGGCGGCTTTGAGACGACCCTGCCCATCATGGAAGAGGCTGATCTGTGCTTAAAGCTGTGTCGTCGGGGCCGCATCCGACAGGTGAACCGGGTTGTGCAGTCATCCGATCGCCGGGTGGTCCAGTGGGGACCCATCAAGGCCAATTTCATTTACCTGGCGATTGGGTTTTTGTGGGGGATTGGGATGCCTGCGGCCGCTCTAAAACAGTTCTACGCAGACGTGCGCTGA